A stretch of the Capsicum annuum cultivar UCD-10X-F1 chromosome 10, UCD10Xv1.1, whole genome shotgun sequence genome encodes the following:
- the LOC107845332 gene encoding uncharacterized protein LOC107845332, whose product MAGRQLDFPKTSGCNLKEQLVRRTLHNVRSQGHTYIELREDGKRLVFFCTLCHSPCYSDSVLFNHLKGSLHTEMVAAAKATLLKANPWPFNDGVLFFDDPEEDKRSPIVNVGQSKVVDTSLIDESSLAIVEYDENLRRNEDEYCPMDGEFIGDEESDNLVIPGVLCKDEVSDLEVNHIGIGQIAVRLSVLDIDSKRIRKIWCEWLGKKDSDDTDASMVPDHDFAVVTFPYNYNLGRKALLDDRFLLPSSPYSESEETGCAGKRKRKSFSDPEDISESLSNHYDSSGEESQSTNSSNMKLILGTRDDQLVNSRIISSKTMRRELRKQQRVASERMCDICQQKMLPGKDVATLLSRKSGKFVCSSRNLTGAFHVFHVSCLIHWILLCELETYDKPVVEPKVETKAKRRSKRKTPAKRSAKGKKDEIKAAKRIYSVFCPECQGTGINIEEGDELEKPTVSLSEMFRYKIKLSDARKAWMKNPEVLHNCSTGFDLPPEHDDLFQEYVSPLKLLHFYRANVSS is encoded by the exons ATGGCGGGTAGGCAATTAGATTTCCCTAAGACGAGTGGTTGTAACTTGAAAGAGCAATTAGTGAGGAGAACTTTGCATAATGTGAGGTCTCAAGGGCACACATACATTGAGCTTAGAGAGGATGGGAAGAGATTAGTCTTTTTCTGCACGCTATGTCATTCTCCGTGTTATAGTGATTCTGTGCTGTTTAATCATTTGAAAGGCAGTCTCCATACCGAAATGGTTGCTGCTGCTAAAGCTACGTTGTTGAAAGCTAATCCTTGGCCCTTTAATGACGGTGTACTTTTCTTTGATGATCCGGAGGAAGATAAGCGTTCGCCTATTGTGAATGTTGGGCAAAGCAAGGTGGTTGACACTAGTCTTATAGATGAAAGTAGCCTTGCTATTGTTGAATATGATGAAAACTTGAGACGTAATGAGGATGAGTACTGCCCGATGGATGGTGAGTTTATTGGTGACGAGGAGAGTGATAACTTGGTTATTCCGGGTGTTTTGTGTAAAGATGAAGTATCTGATCTAGAAGTGAATCATATTGGTATTGGACAAATTGCTGTGCGGCTTTCCGTACTTGACATTGACTCGAAAAGAATTCGTAAAATATGGTGTGAATGGTTAGGAAAGAAGGATTCTGATGATACCGATGCTTCTATGGTTCCAGATCATGACTTTGCTGTTGTTACGTTTCCTTATAACTACAATTTGGGTAGGAAGGCGTTACTTGATGACAGATTTTTGCTCCCGTCCAGTCCTTATTCAGAATCTGAAGAAACTGGTTGTGCtggaaaaagaaagaggaagtCATTTTCAGACCCGGAGGATATCAGTGAGTCTCTTAGTAATCACTATGATTCGTCCGGGGAAGAATCTCAATCAACGAATAGCTCAAATATGAAACTGATATTGGGCACACGTGATGATCAGCTAGTGAATTCAAGAATTATATCGAGCAAAACTATGAGGAGAGAGTTGAGGAAACAGCAGCGAGTAGCTTCTGAGAGAATGTGTGATATCTGCCAACAGAAAATGCTTCCTGGTAAGGATGTGGCGACTCTTCTGAGCAGGAAATCTGGAAAATTCGTGTGCAGCAGTAGAAATTTGACAGGG GCCTTTCATGTATTTCACGTATCTTGCCTCATTCATTGGATACTTCTATGTGAATTGGAAACTTATGATAAACCCGTTGTCGAACCAAAAGTGGAAACAAAAGCAAAACGAAGATCTAAGAGGAAGACTCCAGCCAAACGCAGTGCCAAAGGGAAGAAAGATGAGATAAAAGCAGCGAAGAGGATATACTCGGTGTTCTGTCCAGAATGCCAGGGTACTGGTATAAACATTGAGGAGGGAGATGAGCTGGAGAAGCCTACTGTCTCGCTGTCTGAG ATGTTCAGGTACAAAATTAAACTCAGTGATGCACGTAAAGCATGGATGAAGAATCCTGAGGTGTTGCACAACTGCTCAACAGGCTTCGATTTACCCCCTGAGCATGATGATCTTTTCCAG GAATATGTTTCACCACTCAAATTGCTGCACTTTTATCGCGCTAATGTTTCGAGCTGA
- the LOC107845333 gene encoding E3 ubiquitin-protein ligase RMA1H1-like has product MALELHFEEQIAETAFDEHGSSTTPLEKWNTFDEESEENVPRGFDCNICLDLVHDPVVTFCGHLYCWRCIYKWIQLRSYHQHPQCPVCKAEVSYNTLIPLYGPDQDNTKSTKPSEYDVPCKGMIIPRRRLRSRRGDHTLVETVDSHPSQQNPRSYHMLHPMIGEMVYARVFGNSSPTMYTNPRSYNLAGRNSLRMRRQLLHADKSLGRIYFFLFCCVVACLLLF; this is encoded by the coding sequence ATGGCCTTAGAACTTCATTTCGAAGAGCAAATAGCAGAAACTGCCTTTGACGAGCATGGTAGTAGTACTACTCCCTTAGAGAAATGGAATACGTTTGATGAGGAGAGTGAAGAGAATGTACCTAGAGGTTTCGATTGTAACATATGCTTGGATCTTGTTCATGATCCGGTGGTTACATTTTGCGGTCACCTCTATTGCTGGCGTTGCATCTACAAGTGGATTCAACTCCGGAGTTATCATCAGCACCCACAATGTCCTGTTTGCAAAGCTGAAGTTTCATACAATACGTTGATTCCACTCTATGGCCCTGACCAAGATAATACAAaatcaacaaaaccatctgaataTGATGTTCCATGTAAAGGTATGATCATACCACGAAGGCGTCTAAGGTCAAGACGTGGGGATCACACACTAGTAGAAACTGTCGATTCACATCCATCCCAGCAGAACCCTCGATCATATCATATGTTACATCCCATGATCGGGGAAATGGTTTATGCACGAGTTTTTGGGAACTCATCACCTACGATGTATACCAATCCAAGATCATATAATCTAGCAGGCAGAAACAGTTTGAGAATGAGAAGGCAACTGTTACATGCTGATAAATCACTAGGCagaatttattttttcctcttctgtTGTGTAGTGGCATGTCTCCTCTTGTTTTGA